A portion of the Ricinus communis isolate WT05 ecotype wild-type chromosome 10, ASM1957865v1, whole genome shotgun sequence genome contains these proteins:
- the LOC8264908 gene encoding protein CYSTEINE-RICH TRANSMEMBRANE MODULE 3, protein MSQNQATAYPYPPSSTAAAADAYVAPPPPAGYPTKDGLNQAYSQSVPVETKSKGDGFWKGCCAALCCCCVLDACF, encoded by the exons ATGAGTCAGAATCAGGCTACAG CATATCCTTATCCACCATCATCAACTGCAGCAGCAGCAGATGCTTATGTAGCCCCACCACCACCTGCAGGTTACCCAACCAAAGATGGTCTAAATCAGGCCTACTCTCAGTCTGTTCCAGTTGAGACAAAATCCAAGGGTGATGGCTTCTGGAAAGGATG CTGTGCTGCCCTATGTTGCTGCTGTGTCTTGGATGCCTGCTTTTAA
- the LOC107261406 gene encoding uncharacterized protein LOC107261406 → MQAYIKFFKELNSNKRRYGNNEKAMVFETESAILQQQLPSKIKDLRSFTVDITIGDKKVAKAMLNLGASINLMPYLIYAQLGLGELEPITMSLQLADRSIKYPRGIMKDLLIQVRKLIIPADFVILDMKNIPTRDKEQAILLGRPFKVTIKIVIDVHNGKLNMTVLGEIVEFKVFDPLSLSPST, encoded by the coding sequence ATGCAAGCTTATATCAAGTTCTTCAAGGAGCTTAACTCCAATAAAAGGAGATATGGAAATAATGAGAAAGCTATGGTCTTTGAAACAGAAAGTGCTATTCTCCAACAACAATTACCCTCTAAGATAAAAGACCTTAGGAGCTTTACCGTTGATATTACAATAGGGGATAAGAAAGTTGCAAAAGCCATGTTGAATTTAGGAGCAAGCATCAACTTGATGCCATATTTAATATATGCACAACTTGGCTTGGGAGAATTGGAACCAATTACTATGTCTCTACAACTAGCTGATAGGTCAATTAAGTATCCAAGAGGCATAATGAAGGATTTATTGATTCAAGTAAGAAAACTTATAATTCCTGCTGACTTTGTGATTCTTGacatgaaaaatataccaacaAGAGATAAAGAGCAAGCAATACTCCTTGGTAGACCTTTCAAGGTAActattaaaatagttattgATGTGCATAATGGGAAGCTGAATATGACAGTCTTGGGAGAGATCGtagaatttaaagtgtttgatcCTCTAAGTCTATCTCCTAGCACTTAA